The Silene latifolia isolate original U9 population chromosome Y, ASM4854445v1, whole genome shotgun sequence sequence tagaaagagtgcataacgtgtttcatgtatctcaactgcggaagtatgtgagtgatccgtcacatgtgttagaggtagagagcttagagctggatgagtctttgtcataccttgaggtgcctaagcagattcttgaccggaaggtcaggaagactaggagtggtgagacagttttacttaagatcctttggtctaatcacgagactgaggaagctacatgggaggcagaggaggctatgagagagcgttaccctttccttttttatcaggtatgtatggttacggggacgtaaccttgtttcttttaggggggtaggagatgatcgcgaagagtttttaagagatTTTATACCTTTTTCATGTTGTGTCgttatgtttgttgtggttgagtcgggttgagtctgggttagtaacatgttttatgttgagttttattttggttgttgagtcgggagtgtagtagtgtgtgtctttgttttgttgtggtttgaacttcggggacgaagttctttttaaggagggaagactgtaatactacggttctataagtctctgggtactctatcgagtgggtgttactctgtcgagtaagggtatgttacgttttaaaacagtttctgacctgttgggtactcgatcgagtaacctggatactcgatcgagtatgaggcactcgatcgagtatgtcagctactcgatcgagtagccggtttacggagggatgatttgtcgggttttgttaataatgtgatttAGTATATaatcacttccgtcactttcttaatacactttacaaacctaaatactttcaaaagagaaaacaatctacgtttttcgcatcaatcgcattgttggcaaatcccggagcctggaaggtcggaattcgtctttatttatacctttgtaatccttgcgtcgagggtaagatctacgtactatttttatggtaattcgttaaagttagttaaaccctaatttggggatttgagggttttgttgtgtttcttgattggtagtaattgtatgattgtatgttaggaggaggattcgtagaagaggccttttgataacagctgttgagattgtctgactgtgttgctttccaggtagggtttccctactcagtattagtcccataatgtgttgttagtgttttgtgattgttgaataatatcatactcgtattgtgacgattgttggatttggttgttgatagtagttgtgattgattgtatctgtctgtgttcttcgggggggcgtccctggctgagtggagtcacttgcgggagtggcttcacgcccattatttgccttctgtggaacccgccacagaagggatgtacacattaaggaatttgggtttatcgctcaacggagatgagcggggattaggtgggaacggctgcggtcccccactggcggcgtggagtgacctgttgcgatgggcactctggcagggctacacactttagtgtgtagtcagtgttgtggagttgggaatggagtttggagtatatctgtgatgattgagctgtgttgtttgctgtaatgttggattatataaattgtgtgattagtactgaccccgtttattattttaaaaactgtggtgatccattcggggatggtgagcagttgttgagcaggtatgagtcgagtcaCATAGGATAGATGGGATGTGCCACTTTcggatgatagagtcttccgcagTAGCCTGAGTAGTTTGTTAAACAAttcatttagttgagtagacagttggttttgagaacatgtaaccgtattttggtgtTTGgtatttggtatttggttttggattgtatcttattcactaaagttatactatttaaatgttgtttcgttattgtcttatgattatcattgcctcgggcaaccgagatggtagcatctttatacccgagtggtcctggtaaggcactgggagtatgggggtgttacaatctcatcaagaaaattcggattataacgaaattatgaaatatgaaattacgagtcataaacgaaattgcataaacaaaagaatagagattaaaattaacctccggtcctagaaatttggcctaagaacaaatatcgagatcgatattctcctaatcgttgcacccaagatgctccgagaaatgcctctttcttgctagaaagaaaaccctaatttctaataattttagggtagtttttagggttttgtgatgagagtgttTTGTGAGAAATCAAGTGAGAAAAATAATCCTCCCTTCTCTCCTCTTAAACCGTCCAAAAGGAGAGAaaatagggaagatatttttcttctttttctcttccttaaaCCGAGTAACCAacaaccaaaataaggagaaaatcttcttattttaggttgttgtcaaattgtataatatgtgtatatttatcaattgtcgtTTATGTtatcacgtatttaataagtccacacacaacagtttgtagtcgatttattaataccggtctgacatcatttattatgacaattttgtataatatatacattaactataaatatcgcatatttataaattgctaattaaatataaccgtttacgtttaattacgaattaacatcttaattcgtttaagctaacattatatacattaattaaatataacagtttatattcaatttacgaattaacaattaattcgtttcagctgatattatttaattgtattaaataatcgactcatcatcacattgactaactttttagtcaaatacatggactaaccttttagtcatataaggcatcaatgtgattatattttcatataatcacatctctcaaacacatcctttaggtgtgacttttagggaccagttgatcaccgccatcagtatgatatcaaacttctagcaagccaaccgttattagtaaacgttaatcaactgataaaatactaagtataccctgtgaacctataagagatttatacacgttatcacacaaactgtggaggacactagctccaacagttGAAGgatggagagagagagagagagagagagagagagagagagagagagttattTATGATGGGGTGTTGGGCGATATGGGAAGCGCGGAATGGGTGGGTTTTCGAGAATAAAGGAGTTGACGTGACAAGGGTGGCCAAACGAGTGAGGAGTTTACTGAGGGAGATGCAAGAAGAGAGTAGTGGTGGAGAAAGCAATACCCAGGTAGCGGTGGGAGTGGAGAGGTTGGAGAAACCGATGGAGGGCTTTATGAAATTGAATATCGATGCGGGTGTGAAGGAAGGTTGGGGTGCGGGTTTTGGTGTGGTGTGCCGGGGCAGTGTAGGGGTGGTTAAATGGCGGGTGTCGGAGAGGCGTAGGGAGGTGATGGAACCACGACTGGCAGAAGCTGAAGCAATGCTTATCGGAGTTACGGAAGCTAGGAAACGAGGACTTACCAAGGTGGTGTTCGAAAGTGATTGCAAGGTTTTGATCGAGGCGTTGAAGAAGCAGGAGAAAGGACGGAGCGACTTCCACTTGATTATTGAGGACATTCTTTCGTTTTGTGATGACTTTCTTTTAACTCATTGGTCTTTTGTTAGTAGAAAGCTTAACAGTGTAGCGCATGAACTTGCTCATTTGAGCTCTTTGCATCCAGGGAGACGGTGTTGGGGTAATATCCTGCGCCCTCCGGCTGATTTGTGTGCGGTTTCTGATCTTCATAATATAAGTTAACCCACTTTGGGATTTCAAAAAAACATTTTATAGGATCATAATGATTCtatctctagaaattttcaaatgaATAGGATCATAAGAATCTACAACcttgatagaatcgtaggatctcGATCAAGCATTTTTAGAtagtaaaatcgtagaatcataaGATCGAATCGGAATTCGGATTACAATGCCTATGACCAATTTCTTTTTTAATAAAATTAGTCTAAAACTAATCGGATATAATTAATATCAAATGGTGAAACTTTCATGTGAAAGGGACTTATTATTCATCAGTAGTAAACTAAATCAACCCCGAAGTTTTGTTTACTCCATATTTTAATTATATTCTACGTGGTAACCCTCTACATGATAACCTCATTTTCACCGAAAACCGTGTTTATTTATTTTCTACATGATAACCTCATTTTCACCGAAAACGCTTTTGACTGACCATAACTCACAACCATGAGTTCAGAAAGCGacggttttttttttcaaatcaaagTTATCATAAAcacggtcaatttgaaaaaaaaaattatcgcaTTCGAAACTCGCTACAAAGAGGTACGATCAGCCAAAGTTTAAAGTTTGACTGGTCCTAATTCTTGCCACGAGTTCAGAAACTGAAATCTTTTTTTCCAGATCGAAGATCTCATACAGCcagtcaatttgaaaaaaaatcgcCGCTTTCAGAAGTTTTGATCGTGAATTATGATCAGTCAAAGGCGTTTTTGTTAAAAACGAGGTTACCAtatagaaaataaaaaaaaaacacaaggtTACTACGTCGAATATCCCTaggttttttttatcaacttggAGCTGACTTTTATTACCAATCCAGACAATACAAACTAACATTTACAATCTATTGTTCAAGGAATTTATAGAACACTTAACATGTATATTATTAAAGATGAACTTACTGGTAGACCCGTGTATCGCACTAGCTTTCCAACTAGTATTGAGCAAAGAAAGGGAAAAGTTGGAAATTTTTGGTAACTGTACCAAGTTAACTAGGTAATTGATGAAGTTAACAGGGTACAAATTTTGTATATTGAAATGTGAACAAAAAATAAAGGGGGTTAATTGCATCCTATTcattaaaagaacaaccacagaGCTTAGGTGTCGCTCTGTGGTTAAAAGTCAACAATTCAAAGAAGATTTTGCTTTTCGTAAAAACTAAGACCACGTTCTAAGCAAGAATTTAATTGTTGTCCCTTTAAAGTAATCTTGCAATTCATCAATTAAATTAAAGATTATAATATGCCTCTATTGGTTTACAAAAGACCAATTCATCAATATTTTTAcattaaaaaatatataaattcaaTAGAATATCAACAAACTTCTCaaataaaatatgacaaaaatTTGACTAATTCAAATTAAAAAAACACAGTCAATACACAAACCTTAAATTTTCTTTTTGAAAGtttaagaaaacaaaggtagACTTAAACCCCATGTATTAAGTAGATCTACAGCTAAAAGCCAAAACAGTGGAAATACATGATTTTCTGCATGATCGTATTTCATCAGAACCTTATCTTTATAGAGTGAGATAGAGAGTGTGAAATGGAATTAAGGCAAGAGTGAAATGGGAAAAAGGTGTTATATTATATATAATAGCCGATTGCGGTGGATTGAAGGAGATTAGAGAAGAAAAAAAGGTAGGACTGGGGACTTGGGGAGGAGGACAAAGGTGAAATTGAATGAAAGAGACGCAGTAGGAAAGGCAAAGGCCAAATTTTTCGTATCAATTGGGTGAAATTGGGGATTTTTAGAGCATCGCAAAGGGGGAAGCTAACCTCCCCATATGCGCTCTCTCCCAATAAATGGGGCTCCTTTATTTGTAGGGAAGGTCTCCAAAGAAAAAGTAAGGTATTTTGAGTTGTTTTTGGGGAGGCTCACTAATTTTTGGGCGTAAATTAATATTgttggggaaccccattgttgcataGATGTAGATATAAATTAGGGgggtaaatggaaaagttagtggaaaatgaggtggacgaataagaaaagaaaagagaaaatatggggagcctcacctttgcggatgctctaagttTGAATTTCGTAGAATCGCTCTCACTCCGTGAGACAGCCAAttctattaaaaaaaaattatattattgTTACGGAGTTTTTAACATGAGCACTCAAGGTAGGACACatgttaataagttaattagagaAAGTTGGTTGAATGTTACTAACTATGGTAAATATGATTTTGTACATCTATTTTTCATGATATATTCTCTAGAAACTTTCTCTATTAACTAATTAATATTAACATGTTTCATTAGaaaaaccgttattgttaatatATGTTGTTTTTTTATCATTATACAATGCGACTATCTCATAGTTTGAGACCTTTTCATACAATAGTTACGATAGTTTGGGTGGAGTGGATTATTGAGCGTCTTTGTTTGGGATATGGGTGTAAGTTTGGGATGAAAGTAGACATGTTAAACGGGGGTCATATAGGTCAGGTAAAATACAGGGTTGAGTCATACGAGTCACGGGCCAGGTTAAGGTTAGAATACAAACCAAAACATAGTTTAAAACGCcatttttaattttcattttgtaaatcaaaaaaatattatttaaaaatataacatatataatattaataaaaaaattatctAAAATATAACGGGTCACTACGGGATCGATCCGAATGGGTCGAGGTGAAGATTTCTGGGTATTGCCGCTAGAAAAAACGGGTCGAATTTGCAAGCGGGGGCATATTTTGACACGTCCATCTGAGAGTTTTATAAATTCATTTCAGATAGCCAATTACTATAAATCGCCTATACAATTCACCTTCTCTTTTTTTGTCCACTCTTGATTAAACCAAAAAATTAACTTAACAATTACCCCAAAGAAAAAAATAACTTAACAAACTACAAATATATACAAAGTTAATTACAAAAATAACTAATTCAATATACCATATTTATATCGCTTTCCCTTAAGGTGCACTATTACCGAGTCAAAATAGATGTTCAAGCTTAATCTCACAAGACCATATCCTATTcattaaaagaacaaccacagTGCTGAGTTGTCGCACTGTGGTTGTCTGTTGACTTTTCAAAGCAACAAATAAATTCCTTAATTTCAGGAACCACTACTCCTCCCTGATTTATTTACATCGGCTCTCTTTAATTACGCTGCTTTTTATGAAATGATCAATGTTCAATTAAATACAAATAGAAAATTAATACAAATTACAATCAATGTTCTCTTTAATTACACTGCTTTTTTTGTAATGTTCATTGTTCAATTACATAAAAGTATAAATTACAGCAGCATGACTAAATATAACTACAAATTACAAATTTAGGGACGTAATCGACACTAAAttcataatttcatattctaatttcAGCATGTATACACAAATTAATGTAATTACCataatataaattataaaattataaaataataaatactAAACCGTAATTTTTAATATGCATTATAATTTAAGTGAATAAAATTACTTACATTAAATTCCAATAAAatcaatataataataataataataataataataataataataataataatatagtataacataatatataatataaaatttaataattaaataaatgtcCCCTCAGATCTGGATAGAAAGCCAATCATCATCGAGGAACTACTTGGAGCAAAAAATACGGCAACTACTATCAACTGACAACCCGCTATCGAGTTGTAACAATGACAGGCTACCCGGTATTTTCTACTACTACAAGTACAACTTTATGGCCCGGTATCGTCATACAAAAGCTTAGACCCAAATCCATTTACGCAAATTAATTGAAGTCTAATTTAGAATCAGACTGGATCCATATCCAACTATGGGTAACAGATCACATCCCATAAAATATCTGGGCATCACATGTGCATTACCAATAAACCCTAAATCAATCCTCACGTTTGTACAGTTGAACATAGGAAAACCACTCTCCTAAAACTTCCTCCAACTCTTCACCACTTTCTTTTCAACTAACTTTTATATATTAATTTAGGCAAAATTACAATTTACCCCATATTAAGTTCCATTTTTTTCAAATTACCACCTATTATGTTCtactttacaaataaccacctaatGTTAAACAAATTCCACACCATTCTCACTAATTTTTCATTTTTGTAACGGTGTTGTGTAATTATTGACTCGGCCTCATTTTATCGTCTTATGTAAATTTGCAATGACCAATATACCCTTATTAATTACCTACCCTCCGTCCCTCCCCATCAAATTCATCCTCTTTTATCAATTTCCCCTTATAACAGCTACCTCCGTCCTCTGCCTTGCCCTTCACTCATCCACCAGCAACAATGAAACCGAGTCTGAAACATCTACTTAATTGAGCACTACACTAGCAATTCACAACCATCCTCCACCTACTTAACGCAATTCGACCACCATGGGTCCTCCATTCACGCACCAACCAAGAGCGTCGCCAGAATCGAAACCAAGTTCGAATCAATTCATGCTTACAAATCGAACGCCGAAGCAACAGCCTCGTCGCTCACCGGAGCCACCGCCACCTCTAACCCCCCTTGCGTTGCTATCGTTGAGGGAACCCAATTCAGATCCCTCGCACCACCTCCATTCGTAACCGCCGCAGCAGTAGCTCTCGAGAAACCCAGATGCCGTGAACCACCATGGCTCGAATTGAAgtaaataagaaagaaagaaggaggcAAGGAGGGGAGTCAATCAAGCAAGAATGAACAATAGACAACAAACCTGAAGTTTATGGAAGACCCTCGGTTTCAATTGAATTTCTGGGTTTTTGGATTTATGGGTTTGTTTGAGGTTTGGTTTTTTTGTTTCAGTTGGATAAATGGGACT is a genomic window containing:
- the LOC141630836 gene encoding uncharacterized protein LOC141630836, encoding MGCWAIWEARNGWVFENKGVDVTRVAKRVRSLLREMQEESSGGESNTQVAVGVERLEKPMEGFMKLNIDAGVKEGWGAGFGVVCRGSVGVVKWRVSERRREVMEPRLAEAEAMLIGVTEARKRGLTKVVFESDCKVLIEALKKQEKGRSDFHLIIEDILSFCDDFLLTHWSFVSRKLNSVAHELAHLSSLHPGRRCWGNILRPPADLCAVSDLHNIS